The genomic interval CGGATTCGCGATAGCGGCGCTCACCGTCCAGCCGGTCGGCGGTCGCGCCGAACGGTGCGGTCGGCGGCGGGTCCGTACGCACGCCCTCCAGTACCTCGCGCACGCGGGCGACGATCGCGAGCGCGCCCGGTTCGTCGTTGACCAGGTGGTGATAGCGCTGATACCAGCCCACGCGGCCGTCGGCGAACCGGATCACCACCTGCCGGTGCAGCGGACCGCGGGCGATATCCATTGCGCGCGAACGCTCTTCGGCGATCCACGCCGACACGAACCGGTCCGGGTCCGGGCCGTCGGCGACGAGTGCGCCGACCGGGGCGGGCGCGGTCTCGCGGACCCGCGGCACGCCGGTGTCCTCGACGCGAAACACGCTGTGCAGCACCGGGCATTCGGCCACCACGGCCTCGATGGCGCTCCGCAGCGCCTCCGGGTCCATCGTGCCGAGCTCGAGATACAGCTCGACACCGCCATCGCGCGCCGCGAGCGCCGCGCGCTGCGTATCACCGGGCACCCACGCGTCGGCGCTCTCAGCGATAGTCATGGAAGCCCCGTCCCGTCTTGCGGCCGAAATGCCCGGCGTCCACCAGGGCGGCGAGTGCGGGCGGCACCCGGTAGTGCGGCTCGCCGGTCTCCTGCCGCAGCACCTCGATGGTGTCGGCGACGTTGTCCAGGCCGATGAGGTCGGCGGTGCGCAGCGGGCCCATCCGATGCCCGAGGCACTGTTCGAACAGCGCGTCGACGGTCTCGGCGTCCGTGCCGGTATCCAGGGTGGCGGCGGCCTCGGCGATGGACAGCATCAGGACCCGGTTCAGCACGAAGCCGGGGCGGTCGCCGACGACGATCGCCTCCTTGCCCAGCGCCGTCACCAGGCCGATGGCACGCGCCAGCGCGGACGGCGCGGTCCGCTCGCCGCGCACGACCTCCACCGCGGTCGTCAACGGCGCGGGGTTCATGAAGTGCAGGCCCAGCACACGGTCGGGCCGCCGGGTCGCGGCGGCCAGACGCGCGATCGGGATGGCGGAGGTGCACGACGCGAAGACGGCGTCCGCGCGGCAGTGCCGGTCCAGTTCGCCGAACAGCTTCTCCTTCAGCGCGATTCGCTCGGTGGCGCATTCGATGACGAAGTCGATCTCGCCGAGTTCGTCGATCCGCCGCAGCCACCGCACCCGTCCGGCGGTGCCGGTGGCGGTGCGGCGGTCGCCGCGCCCCAGCAGCAGTGCCAGGCGCACCGCGTCGGACAGGCCGCGGCGGGCGCGTTCGGTGGTGGCGTCGTCGGGCTCGACCACCTCGACCCGGTATCCGGCCTGCGCCAGGCACTGCGCGAGGCCGGTGCCCATGGTGCCCGCGCCGATCACCGCGACGATCCGGATGCTGTTCGCGTCCCCGGGGGCCGGGGCGTCTCCATTGTCGGTCACCGTGCCTGCCTCGTCTTCGCTCATCGCACTGTCGTTGCCGCGCACCGGGTTTGCGCCCCCGCTCACCGGGTCGCCTCGGCTCCCGCGAGGCAGCGCAGCGTGATCTCCGGTACGGGGTCGCCGGGTGTCTCAGCGAGCCCGCGCAGTACCCGGAGGAGATCGCCGAGCATGTCGCGCGCGGTGGTGTCGTCGAAAAGCTCGGCGGCGTAGGTCAGTTCGATGATGTCGCCGTCGTCGCCGGACCGCAGGTCCAGTGCCAGCTCCGTCGTCGCCGACCAGGCGGCGCGATACCGTAGCGGGCGGTCGCCGTCGGCGCCCGCGGCCGTGGACAGCGCCGTGGCGGTCCGGGCGAGAAGTTCGGCGCCGTCCGGTTCGTCGGCGAGGTCCAGGCGCGCCGTGCCCGCCGCGAGTCCCACCGTGACCTCGTCGGACCCGGAGTACCAGGCCAGCAGTGCGCTCCAGGCGCCGAGCACCGCCGCGTCGCCGGGAGTGGAGTCCAGCCGTTCCCGGACGGTCGCCGGGGTGTACCCGGCCGTGCTGCCGGTGCGCGGCCGATCGGTCGGAATATCCAGCACCGCAATTGTCTCCGGTACCGCCGTGGCAATCACGACGAGTTCGTCGATGGATCGGCCGGGAGCCGATTCCACCAGTTCCGCGAGGGTCTCGAGGTAGGCGGCGGCGAAACCGGCGGCGGTCTGGCGGGTGAACAGCTCGGTGCTGTACTCGAAGCAGGCCAGCATGTCGTACTCGTCGCTGCGGTCGTAGGTGATCAGGCTGAGGTCGAATTTGGCTGTCCCGGCGGGCAATCCGCCGAACGCGTTCTGTATCGAATGATCCAGGTCGAAGACCTCGGTCGCGCCGGGGCCGAGCGGATTGCCCATCCCGGGCAGTTCCTGGTGGACGTACAGCACGTCGAACAGCGGGGTGCGGGACAGGTCGCGCTGGTCGCCCAGGGCGTTCACCACCCGCTCGAACGGGATCTCCTGATGCTCGAGCGCGCCCAGCACGATGGCCCGCACCCGCTCCAGCAGGTCGGCGACCGTCGCGGGACCGGACAGGTTGGCGCGCAGGGCGACGGTGCTGTTGAAGAAGCCCACGAGCCCTTCGATCTCGCGGCGGGTGCGGCCGGTGGTCGGGGTGCCGATCACGAGGTCACGCTGCCCGCTGCGCCGCGCCAGCAGCAGGTACAGCGCCGACAGCAGCACCACGAACAGCGACACCGCTTCCCGCTTCGCCACCGCGCGCGACCGCGCCAGCAGCTCGGCCGGGACCGTGAACGGCTCCAGGTCGCCGACGAACGTCTTGCGGGGCGGGCGGGGGAAGTCGGTGGGCAGGCGCAACTTCGGCGCGTCGCGCAGCAGGTGCACCCAGTACCGCAACTCGTGGTCGAGCGCGCCGGACTCGGTCAGCTCGCGGTGCCAGGCCGCGTAGTCGCGGTAGCGCACCGGCAGCGGGGCGAGCGCGGCGGCGCGGCCCGCCCGGCGCGCGGCGTACAGCTCGGGGATCTCGCGGGCCAGGATGCCGGGGGTGGCGCCGTCGGTGACGCAGTGGTGGCAGGTCACCTGCAGCACGTGCTCGTCGGGCGCCAGCGTCACCAGCAGCACCCGCACCAGCGGGTCACGGGCCAGATCGAACGGCGTCTGGGTGGCGTCGCGGATCAGTTCGCGCGCGGCGGCGATGGGGTCGGGTGTGCCGGAGACGTCCACGACGCGGAAGAAGTCACCGAGCGAGGACCGCACCCGCACGGCGGGCTTGCCGTCGACCTCGACGAGGTTGTAGCGCAGCGGCTCGTGCCGTTCGGCGAAATCCTCGAAGGTGCCCCGGACGGCCGCCACGTCGACCGGCCCGCGCAGCGTGTTAACCACCGGGTAGTTGTAGAGCGTGGTGTCGGGCACGAGCTGGTGGTGGAACCACATGCGTTCCTGCCCCGACGACATGACCAGCTCGTCGGTGCGGGTGATCGGCGGCAGCGCCGCGGCGTGCGCGGCGGCCGCCGGTGCGGCGCCGTCGCGCAGCAGGGCGGCGAAGTCGGCGACCTTCGGGCGCTCGTAGACGTCGAGCAGCTTGGGCCGGAACCCGTAGGTCTCGGCGACCCGTTCGACCAGCTGCACGGCGATGATCGAATTGCCGCCCAGGTCGAAATAATCGTCCTCCGAGGCGATTTCGGTCTCCGAGTGCAGCAGTTCGCGCAGCTCGGCGCGCAGCCATTCGTCCGGGTCCGCGGGGGCGGCCGGGGTCGACGGCGCGGCGGGGTCGGTGGTGGGCGCGGCGGGCCGCGCGGCCGTGGGCAGTTCCACCCAGCACCGCGTACCGTGCAGCGGATGGCCGGGGAGCCGCACGCGGCGGCCGTCACCGGGATCGACCCGTGTCCAGTCGAGGTCCGCGCCGAGCTCGTAGAGCCGTCCGAGAATGCCGAGTGGCTCGCCCGAATCCTCCCCGCCGACAACGATTTCCGCGTCGGGATGCCCGGCCAGGTCCTCCGCGAGGTAGCGGCCCAGCAGGCCGTCGGCGCTCGGATCGACGAACACGACCGGCCCCTCCCGCAACAGCGTCTCCGCCGCCGCGCGCAGCCTCGACCGGTCCACCGCGGGCGCCGCCGCAGCGGCCGCGATCTCGCCCGCATCGGCCGCCACCGCCGAACCGAGCAGGTACCGCGCCGCGAACTTCGACGCTCCCCCACTCAGAACGGCCGCGAACGAAAGACCACAGTCCCGCAACCGATCGTGCACCGCGATCTGTCCCGCGAGCACCGCCCCCACCTCGCCCTCGGCAGGCAATTCGGCAGGCAGTACAGCCGAGCTCCCCGCACCGGCAGCGGGATTCTCGGCAGGCGGCAGAACCGGGCTGCCCACACTGGAGGCGGAGAACTCGGCAGGCGGGACGCTCGGGCCGGCCGCCCTGGAGGCGGAGAGCTCGGCAGGCGGGACGGTCGGGACGGCCGCGCTCGAGGCGGAGAGCTCGGCAGGCGGGACGGTCGGGACGGCCGCGCCGGCCGCTGGCGTATCGGCGGGCGGCACGACCGAACTTGTCATGGTGAGCGTGGGCTGTTCCGTGGGCGATGTGGCCGGGGCGATTCCGGATGGGGTCGCGCCGGGTGAGAGGAGCAGGGCTACTCGGGGTGTGGTCGGTCGGGGTTGATCCGGGGGGATATTCGTTGCGCGCCTGGACAATTCGGCGGCGGCCGACTCGATGTCGGTGGCGCGGACCGCGACGCGGTGCGGGAAGTGGGTGCGGCCGCGCGCCAGGGTGAAGGCGACGTCGGGAAGCGAGAACGTGCCGTCGCGCAGCGCCGCCGCCAGGTCGCGGCAGGACTCGGCGAGCGCGGCCGGTGTCCGTGCCGACACCGCGAGCAGCCGGGGGGCGGATTCGGCGGGCGGGGTGGTGACCGGGGCGCCGGGGGCCTGCTGCACCACGCAGTGCGCGTTCGCGCCGCCGAGGCTGTAGGAGCTGACGCCCGCCAGGCGCGGCTCGCCGTCGGCCCACGGCCGCGCGCGGGTGACCACCTCGAGCCCGGCCGCGGGCAGGTCCAGATCGCCGGTCGGGCGCTCGAAGTGCAACGACGGGTACAGCCGGCCCTCGGCGACGGCCAGCGTGGCCTTGACCAGCCCGGCGATCCCGGCGGCATGGTCGAGGTGGCCGATATTGGTCTTGACCGATCCGATCGGCAGCGGCCGCGGCCGTTCGCCGAACACGGTGCGCAGGCCCTCGAGTTCGACCGCGTCGCCCAGGCGCGTCGCCGAGCCGTGCGCCTCCACGTAGCCGGCCGCGCGCGGGTCGATCCCCGCGCGCCGCCAGGCCGTGGTGATCACCCGGGCCTGCGCGGCCGCGCTCGGCGTGCTGATGGTCGCCGACGCGTGCCCGTTGTGCAGCACCGCGCTCCCCCGGATCACCGCGTACACGGGCGCGCGGTCGGCCCGGGCGCGGCCCAGCGTGGTCAGCAGCAGCGCCGCGCCGCCCTCGCCGGGCACCGTGCCGTCGGCGTCGGCGTCGAAGGCCCGGCAGACGCCGCTGGGCGAGGCGATCTCCGTCATGGTCCGCGCGGCCCACTCCGGAGAACCGTTGGCGCGCACGCTGACCCCGCCCGCGAGCGCGTAGTCCGCGTCACCGCTCCGCAATTCGCGGCAGGCGTGGTGAACGGCGATGAGCGAGGCGTTGCAGCCACTGTCGATCGCGTAGCACGGCCCGGTCAGCCCCAGCAGATGCGCGATGCGCGCCGTGGTGCCGAAGGGCAGATTGCCCAGCATACTCAGCGGCCCGGGGTCGACCGCCATGGCGTGGTAGGAGGGCATCGGCGCGCTGAACACCACGGCGGTGGTGGCCTCCCGCAGCGTCGCCGCCGCGTACCCGGCGTCCTCGATCGCCTGGTGCGCCAGCTCCAGTGCGATGCGCTGCTGCGGATCCATCAGCGACGCTTCGCGTTTGGACAGCTCGAAGAAGGCGTAGTCGAAGGTGTGGATGTCGGCCAGGTGGCCCATCGGCAGATAGCGCGCGGAGCGGTCCAGTGCGGTCGCCACCGCGCGGGCCTCGGGCATGGGGGCGATCGAGTCGCGCCCGGCGTCGAGGTTCGCGCGGAACTCGGCCAGGGTCGGCGCGTCGGGGAAACGAACACCCATTCCGACGATCGCGATGTCGTCGTCGCTTGCGGTATACACGGTCACGGCGTCCTCATACCTCGAAGGCCAGCGGCACGGTTCGTGCCGGCTCGGAGTCGGCGGGGGCGTCCGGCGTCAGCGCTCCCGCCTGCGCGGCCACGGTGTCGAGGTCGAACAGCATGCCCACCGAGATCGCGCCCGGCCACCGGGCCTCGAGGCGCAGATGCAGCGCCACCACGCGATGGGAGTTGCCGCCGACATCGAAGAACCGGTCGTCGCGGTCGAATTCGTCGTGGACGAGCACCTCGGACCAGATCTCGCCCACCGCCCGTTCGTTGTCGGTCCACTGCTCCCGGGACGGCGCGGGCCGGTGCTCGAGCGGCGCGCTCAGCAGCGCCCGCAGCGCCGCCTCGTCGAGTTTGCTGCTGCCCGCCGCGATCGGCAGGGCGTCGATCCGCACGAACCGTTCCGGAACCGATTCCGGCGCGAGGTGTTCGGCACAGTATTCGGTCAACGCGGCGATCGACGGCGCGGCGCCGTCGGCCGGTATCCAGAAGGCGGCCAGGTACACCGCGCCGTCGGCGTCGACCGCGTCCAGCACGACGGTCTCGCGCACCGCCGGATGTCCTTCCAGCACGGCCTCGACGGCGCCGCGCTCGACCCGCACCCCGCGCACCTTCACCTGACTGTCGGCGCGGCCGTGGAATTCGATGTCGCCGTTGGCGTCCACGCGCGCCAGATCGCCGGTGCGGTAGATGCGACCGCCCGGCTCCGGCGAGAACGGGTCGGCCACGAACCGGGTGGCGGTCTGGCCGGGGCGGGCCGCGTATCCGTCGGCGATCTGCGCGCCCCCGAGATACAGCTCGCCACGGGTGCCGTGCCGTGCGGGCCGCAACCGGCCGTCGAGGACGTGGGCCGTGGTGCCGTCGGTCGGCGTCCCGATCGGCACCACGCGCCGGGGCGTCTGCGGGACGAGGTGGCAGACGCAGGTGACGGTCGCCTCGGTGGGCCCGTACTCGTTGTGCAGCCGGGCCCCGGGCAGCATCGCGTGATGCTGCTCGACCAGCCGCGCGGAGACCGGCTCCCCGCAGAGGGTGACCATCCGCAGCGTCGGCCGCAGCCCCGCCAGGCGCGGCAGCAGCAGCCGGTAGTACGAGGGCGTCGCCACGAAATGCGAAACACCGTGGCGGGCAGCGAGTTCGGCGACCGCGTCGACATCGGGGAGCATCCGGGCGTCGGGCAGCACGCTCGTGCCGCCCACCACCAGCGCCCAGGCGAGCGCCGCGAGGGAGCCGTCCCAGATCAGCCGCATGGCCGCGAAGGTGACGAGCGCGCCGTCGGTGTGCTCGAACGGCCGCGAGCCGATCATGGCGGCCAGGTTGGCCCGCGACACCACGACCGCCTTCGGCTCACCCGTCGAGCCGGAGGTGGTGATCACGTACGCGGGCGCCCGCGCGGGCGGCGGCGGTGGCAGCGCCACATCCGGCGGTTCCGCGTCGTCGCCGAGGTCGAGCACCACGGGCGCGGTGGTGGTTCCGGCCAGCAGCGCCGCGACCTCGCCGGGCAGGGTGAAGGGGTCGCGCCCGTCGACGACGACCGCGGTGCACGTCGCGGCGTCCACCACGGCACGCAGCGTGGCCGCCGGGCGGCCCGGCTCGACGACACACCAGGCCGCGCCCGCGCGCAGCGCCGCGATCATCCCGATCAGCGTGTCCAGGCTCTGCCGCTGCAGCACCATGACCGTCTGCCCGGGCCGCACGCCCGCGGCGACCAGGCGGCGCGCGAGAAGCGCTGTGGCCGTGCCGAGTTCGCCGAAGGTGAGCGACCGGTCACCGACGATCAGGGCGGTGCGGCCGGGCACCCGCCCGGCTTGGCGCAGCACGCCCTCCAGCAGGTCGGTCATCGAACCACCTCGACATGTCCGGCGCCGCCGATCTCCTCGGGCGCGGCCGCGCAGGCGAGCAGGATGCGGTCGCCCGCGGACTCGACCACCTCGAAACCGGCGAACCGCAGGGTCACGAGCATCACCCGATTGACCGGCGTGGCAACGAATTCCGCGGCGGGACGGCGACCGGCCTCCTGGGCGCGCCGCACTACTTCGCGAATGAGCGCCGTGCCCACCCCGCGCGACATCACCCGGCAGGACATGAGCAGCAGCCGCAGCACCGAATCCCCGCCGCGCAGCTCCGAGACCGCGAGCCCGATGGTGCCGTAGCCGCCGAACCGGTCCCGCAGCGAGGCCACCAGCACCTCGTGGCGCGGCGAGGCGCACATCGCGCGCAGTTCATCGATGTCGAAGGTGACGCCGGTGGTGTTGAGCTGATGGGTGCGCACGGTCAGTTCGTGGGCGCGCACCAGGTCCTCCTCCGAGGCCGGGCGCACCGTCATGACCAGCCCGAGCGAGGCGAGGAAAGCGCTGTCGGAGCCGGTGAATTCGGCCTGGCCGACCCGGCGCGCGTGCTCGGCGCGGTAGTACGACCGGCGGTGCCGCGCTTCCGGCGAGATCGCCGCGGGCATGAATTCCCGCAGCTGCGGCAGCTCGGCGATGCGGTCGGCCGGGTAGCACCGGACCTCCGGATACGCGCTCGCCACCTCCGCCAGTTCGACGGGATCGTTGTCGACGAACGCCATCGACTCGTGGCCGATGTTCAGCGATTCGGCGATGCGGCGGATCGCCTCCGACTTCGGTCCCCAGCCCACCTCGACCGCCGAGAACATGTCCTCGAGGCCGTGCCGGCGCAGGTGCGCGGTGGCCGCCGCGGTGTCGCCGCGGCTGGCGACGGCGTGCAGTATGCCGCGCTCGTCGAGGACCCGGATCGCCCGCAGCGCCTCGGGTTTCGGCTCGCCGCCGTCGGCCTCCAGTACGACGCCGGGCCACACCGTATCGTCGAGATCCCAGACCAGGCATTTCACCGTGGCCGTCATCGCTCCCGCCTTCCGCGGCCGCGCGGCGCTCACCACGCGCCACCCCGCAGCACCCGTTCTCCGATGGTCACCTCGGCGACCTCCTGCGCGCCCTCGATGATCTGCATGACCTTGGCGTCGCGGTAGAACCTGCCGACGCGGCTGTCCGGCGCGCAGCCCGCGGCGCCGAGCACCTGCACCGCCTGTTCGCTCACCGTGGCCGCGGCGCGCGCCGCGGCGTATTTGGCGGCGATGGTCGCGACGATCGCTTCCGGCGATCCGGCGGCGCGCGCGGCCGCCGCGCGCTCGCACAGCGCCTGCGCGCCCGCGATTTCCACCCAGCAGCGGCCCAGTGCGGCGCGGATCAGCTGGTGTTCGGCCAGGACGGTGTCGCCTTGGAGGCGGGTGGCGGCGTGCGCGGCGGCATCGG from Nocardia wallacei carries:
- a CDS encoding 3-hydroxyacyl-CoA dehydrogenase family protein, producing MSEDEAGTVTDNGDAPAPGDANSIRIVAVIGAGTMGTGLAQCLAQAGYRVEVVEPDDATTERARRGLSDAVRLALLLGRGDRRTATGTAGRVRWLRRIDELGEIDFVIECATERIALKEKLFGELDRHCRADAVFASCTSAIPIARLAAATRRPDRVLGLHFMNPAPLTTAVEVVRGERTAPSALARAIGLVTALGKEAIVVGDRPGFVLNRVLMLSIAEAAATLDTGTDAETVDALFEQCLGHRMGPLRTADLIGLDNVADTIEVLRQETGEPHYRVPPALAALVDAGHFGRKTGRGFHDYR
- a CDS encoding condensation domain-containing protein, with amino-acid sequence MTVYTASDDDIAIVGMGVRFPDAPTLAEFRANLDAGRDSIAPMPEARAVATALDRSARYLPMGHLADIHTFDYAFFELSKREASLMDPQQRIALELAHQAIEDAGYAAATLREATTAVVFSAPMPSYHAMAVDPGPLSMLGNLPFGTTARIAHLLGLTGPCYAIDSGCNASLIAVHHACRELRSGDADYALAGGVSVRANGSPEWAARTMTEIASPSGVCRAFDADADGTVPGEGGAALLLTTLGRARADRAPVYAVIRGSAVLHNGHASATISTPSAAAQARVITTAWRRAGIDPRAAGYVEAHGSATRLGDAVELEGLRTVFGERPRPLPIGSVKTNIGHLDHAAGIAGLVKATLAVAEGRLYPSLHFERPTGDLDLPAAGLEVVTRARPWADGEPRLAGVSSYSLGGANAHCVVQQAPGAPVTTPPAESAPRLLAVSARTPAALAESCRDLAAALRDGTFSLPDVAFTLARGRTHFPHRVAVRATDIESAAAELSRRATNIPPDQPRPTTPRVALLLSPGATPSGIAPATSPTEQPTLTMTSSVVPPADTPAAGAAVPTVPPAELSASSAAVPTVPPAELSASRAAGPSVPPAEFSASSVGSPVLPPAENPAAGAGSSAVLPAELPAEGEVGAVLAGQIAVHDRLRDCGLSFAAVLSGGASKFAARYLLGSAVAADAGEIAAAAAAPAVDRSRLRAAAETLLREGPVVFVDPSADGLLGRYLAEDLAGHPDAEIVVGGEDSGEPLGILGRLYELGADLDWTRVDPGDGRRVRLPGHPLHGTRCWVELPTAARPAAPTTDPAAPSTPAAPADPDEWLRAELRELLHSETEIASEDDYFDLGGNSIIAVQLVERVAETYGFRPKLLDVYERPKVADFAALLRDGAAPAAAAHAAALPPITRTDELVMSSGQERMWFHHQLVPDTTLYNYPVVNTLRGPVDVAAVRGTFEDFAERHEPLRYNLVEVDGKPAVRVRSSLGDFFRVVDVSGTPDPIAAARELIRDATQTPFDLARDPLVRVLLVTLAPDEHVLQVTCHHCVTDGATPGILAREIPELYAARRAGRAAALAPLPVRYRDYAAWHRELTESGALDHELRYWVHLLRDAPKLRLPTDFPRPPRKTFVGDLEPFTVPAELLARSRAVAKREAVSLFVVLLSALYLLLARRSGQRDLVIGTPTTGRTRREIEGLVGFFNSTVALRANLSGPATVADLLERVRAIVLGALEHQEIPFERVVNALGDQRDLSRTPLFDVLYVHQELPGMGNPLGPGATEVFDLDHSIQNAFGGLPAGTAKFDLSLITYDRSDEYDMLACFEYSTELFTRQTAAGFAAAYLETLAELVESAPGRSIDELVVIATAVPETIAVLDIPTDRPRTGSTAGYTPATVRERLDSTPGDAAVLGAWSALLAWYSGSDEVTVGLAAGTARLDLADEPDGAELLARTATALSTAAGADGDRPLRYRAAWSATTELALDLRSGDDGDIIELTYAAELFDDTTARDMLGDLLRVLRGLAETPGDPVPEITLRCLAGAEATR
- a CDS encoding non-ribosomal peptide synthetase, which gives rise to MTDLLEGVLRQAGRVPGRTALIVGDRSLTFGELGTATALLARRLVAAGVRPGQTVMVLQRQSLDTLIGMIAALRAGAAWCVVEPGRPAATLRAVVDAATCTAVVVDGRDPFTLPGEVAALLAGTTTAPVVLDLGDDAEPPDVALPPPPPARAPAYVITTSGSTGEPKAVVVSRANLAAMIGSRPFEHTDGALVTFAAMRLIWDGSLAALAWALVVGGTSVLPDARMLPDVDAVAELAARHGVSHFVATPSYYRLLLPRLAGLRPTLRMVTLCGEPVSARLVEQHHAMLPGARLHNEYGPTEATVTCVCHLVPQTPRRVVPIGTPTDGTTAHVLDGRLRPARHGTRGELYLGGAQIADGYAARPGQTATRFVADPFSPEPGGRIYRTGDLARVDANGDIEFHGRADSQVKVRGVRVERGAVEAVLEGHPAVRETVVLDAVDADGAVYLAAFWIPADGAAPSIAALTEYCAEHLAPESVPERFVRIDALPIAAGSSKLDEAALRALLSAPLEHRPAPSREQWTDNERAVGEIWSEVLVHDEFDRDDRFFDVGGNSHRVVALHLRLEARWPGAISVGMLFDLDTVAAQAGALTPDAPADSEPARTVPLAFEV
- a CDS encoding HAD-IIIC family phosphatase, with product MTATVKCLVWDLDDTVWPGVVLEADGGEPKPEALRAIRVLDERGILHAVASRGDTAAATAHLRRHGLEDMFSAVEVGWGPKSEAIRRIAESLNIGHESMAFVDNDPVELAEVASAYPEVRCYPADRIAELPQLREFMPAAISPEARHRRSYYRAEHARRVGQAEFTGSDSAFLASLGLVMTVRPASEEDLVRAHELTVRTHQLNTTGVTFDIDELRAMCASPRHEVLVASLRDRFGGYGTIGLAVSELRGGDSVLRLLLMSCRVMSRGVGTALIREVVRRAQEAGRRPAAEFVATPVNRVMLVTLRFAGFEVVESAGDRILLACAAAPEEIGGAGHVEVVR